ctgacctgcattcctgctccggtcctggcaaaagcagagagaacagacagagagaaccctttgtcccgccccccccagctttgaaagtatcttgtctcctcattggtcattttggtcaggtgctagcaaggttatcttagcttcttaaccctttacaggtgaaagggtttttcctctggccaggagggatttaaaggtgtttacccttccctttatatttatgacaaaggcccTGGCCCAACTATTGGGAATCCAGGGCATCGCCCCAGGTGGCACTGGTTGTCTGGAGAGACCCTGCCTATGGGAGCTGCTGACCCAGAACAGTGCTGTTTAGCTATGTGCTGTGCAACAGTTAATAAAGGTAACCTGTGTGAGATCTCTGACTGAGTTGCATTCAAGGAACTATAAAAATTGGGTGGAGTGCAAGTACTGGGCAAGATCTTTACATTCAGGTAACTGTTTGTCCAGCTCTCCGCATGCCCACACTAGCTGTCACCAGCACCCTTCAAGGCACTGTTTGCAGAGACAGACTGCAACCTCCTTTGTTCGTGACATCGTACCCAAGTGTTACCTTGTTCTGAGTCtgccttccccaaggtcccagaGGCATGGGTCTGAGACTGTCCCCGGGTAATAGCATGTCAGACCCAACTGAGATTTCCTTCTACAAAAGCAGATTTTGTAACTGGATTGTCAACAGAGGGAATTATAAAGGAACCTGATGTGCAAGATGTACTTCCCGAGACAAAtacaatggaaattttttttttattccaaaatcCTGTTTATTTGGTTAATTTGCATGTCTGGAGCCTGTTAATGCAACTGTAAAGGAGGTGAATTAAACTGGGGGGGCCTCCTGGGGCCCCCACCACAGTGCTGAGATGTGTGTATCTGGGGGGCTGCCCCCAACCCCCCTATTCTGGGATATATATGACAAGCTCGTCATCCCCGTCCAGGGGGTCTTCGCCACTCCCCTCCTCCACGTAACTGAACATTTGCTGGGGCACAGTGCTGAGGATGGTAGAGCGTGGGAGCTTGGAGGAGAGGGGGGTCAGGGGGCCCCCCCGGGGCAAGGAGAAAGGGAAACCCCCCACCACTGTGCAGTCAGGATGGGTGACCGCTGTCAGGGACATCTTTAGCTTGCGGGTGCCCTTGGCCCATTGCTCGGGGCGGGCGCATTCGGGGCGGGGAGCACAGGGCTCTGGCGCCAGGTACTCAGAGGGAAATGGGCTGTAGTGGGGGGAGGCCAGCAAGCTTAGATAGGGGGAGGGCACCCCCGAGCCCTGCAGGGGGAAGCCCGAGGTCGCCTGGAGAGAGAGACCAGAGGACGATGAGGACGAGGCTCCGCCAAGCTGGGGGCCCCGCTTCCTCTTCAGTGGCTGCGGCTCCGCCCCCTGCGGCCCCTCCCCCTCACTGTTCTCCGAGGAGGCTGTGGCCTCTGAGTCTGACGATCCCTCATCCACGTGTTCATGCTGCAGCAGCCGATCCAGAAGGAAGCTTTTATCCCACGACACCTTCAGCAGCTTCCTCTGGGCTTGCGAAGCTCCTCCTGGAAACACTCCTGCTCGGAGATCAGCAGCTTCATGCGCCGCTTCAGGGCCCGGTAGCGCTGCTTGTAGCCACCGGGCTCCGCCTCGGCCCCATTCATTGCTGGTGGCTCCAGATGTTAACAAAGGCCTGTAGAACATACCTGCGAATCAGTCACAGCTACAAaaagctccttccctctcccagctCAGATAGCTCCCAAGGCAGGGTTTAACAGCTAGAAAAATCCCTCCTTCCTTCACAAGAAACCAACTTTATTCTACCAAACATCTATCCTGCTGGCCAAGGAGATCGGTTACTCCCTGCATCATCTTCTGTAGCCATTTGGCCTGACTCAGGCATCAGCTCAACTCCCCACAGGGACAACTATCAGGCAATAGCTGCCATCAAGAGAAATTATTGGGGCTGaacctttttatttgccttttcgGTCCATACAAAGGACATGCCAAAGATTagactagaccaggggttctcacaaaaaaaaattttggtggccacactgacaatttttcctagaataattaactttaggaaaaacaaataaatatgcacatatacatgtccaaatcattgtaatttatttatgtagggtttttttttcagaatcagtaataaaaataatgtacagatGTCTCTATTCATTCCTGGACCTAaatagaatagaaacacaaataagacgttttgcatgttcttgtcttctttttgttgttgtttctattggagaccccagggcatggccattagttaagttgaggggatggaaggccataagggtcgaggaggtctccctgctgaaggcctaagggcttcttctcaaccccccttaataaaattcaggCATGGCTGGTTTAAGTAAGTTCTTTTggtcttaaaacaatgttgcagccgcaaaTAATGacttatagtgtaaggtttgctgacgccaagttaaagataacagAAAAGacagctacaaggccagacagaatgcgctggttgtttaagttgctagaaaTGCTTGTTAAAGGttgcagaaaataaatatttttgtaacccatataaggaaggcagagtatttgtgtaaAATTTTAATTGGctaatgtgtagtgcagtagcattaagaaatataaaagtgtgtgtaataacctgctctgatgtgcaggatttgagattctattctccctgtaccttgtttgcagctgcaaataaacttttctgcttctccaccctgttgtgattattaAGTAACgcacaccgggtaacaaaccccccctgctgttgttcgcctctggcactgggtgccggcaacagcttttggcgtcccaaCGTGgggcgacgaggctgctatttagccttgcctggatccctcctggaggtcgaggattgcagcgACAACCGACGCCCAGTgtgcaccggtgagttcatcgggggcctcagaggagacgTGATTTGATCGACCTCAGAGGGAATAAccgtgcaacgcactcatatagtggagaagcagctgtgggcaacggtgaggaaccggtcccttggatataggggaggagcagctgcgggcg
This genomic window from Eretmochelys imbricata isolate rEreImb1 chromosome 3, rEreImb1.hap1, whole genome shotgun sequence contains:
- the LOC144262496 gene encoding LOW QUALITY PROTEIN: INO80 complex subunit E-like (The sequence of the model RefSeq protein was modified relative to this genomic sequence to represent the inferred CDS: inserted 1 base in 1 codon), whose amino-acid sequence is MNGAEAEPGGYKQRYRALKRRMKLLISEQECFQEELRKXQRKLLKVSWDKSFLLDRLLQHEHVDEGSSDSEATASSENSEGEGPQGAEPQPLKRKRGPQLGGASSSSSSGLSLQATSGFPLQGSGVPSPYLSLLASPHYSPFPSEYLAPEPCAPRPECARPEQWAKGTRKLKMSLTAVTHPDCTVVGGFPFSLPRGGPLTPLSSKLPRSTILSTVPQQMFSYVEEGSGEDPLDGDDELVIYIPE